A DNA window from Helianthus annuus cultivar XRQ/B chromosome 15, HanXRQr2.0-SUNRISE, whole genome shotgun sequence contains the following coding sequences:
- the LOC110910896 gene encoding mannose-6-phosphate isomerase 1 yields MAVNKHEADLVKLNCSTQSYDWGRIGSDSQVARLFESNCGVRIDETKHYAEFWIGTHVSGPSVLQRIGNVSLKDWILQNPKVLGDVVVHKWGIDLPFLLKVLSVGRSLSIQAHPDKDLAGLLHKLQPNTYKDSNHKPEMALALTDFEALCGFISSEELDVVLESVPEIKEVVGNECVDQILTVNQHNGEVKEARVLRSIFTKLMSVNHEVISKALSGLINRLSIENKIRQLTSKEELVLKLEKQYPNDVGVLAALLLNHVKLEPSDALYIAANEPHAYLKGECIECMAASDNVVRAGLTPKYIDVKVLCSMLTYKQGLPEILKGVPLNQYVRRYTPPFEEFEVDQCVLDQGASVVFPALPGPSVFVVISGEGSMLTSSCEESVSEGAALFAPAGTEVRVSTDSELRFYRAGVNNKVLLNP; encoded by the exons atGGCGGTTAACAAGCACGAAGCAGACCTTGTAAAGCTCAACTGTTCCACTCAGAGCTATGATTGGGGCCGAATTGGGTCCGATTCACAAGTCGCCAGATTGTTCGAGAGCAACTGTGGGGTTCGGATTGATGAAACGAAGCATTACGCAGAGTTTTGGATCGGAACTCATGTTTCCGGACCCTCGGTTTTGCAACGGATTGGTAATGTGAGTTTGAAGGATtggattttgcaaaatcctaaggTTTTGGGTGATGTTGTTGTTCACAAATGGGGGATTGATCTTCCGTTTTTGCTTAAG GTCCTTTCGGTCGGGCGGTCACTGTCAATACAGGCTCATCCAGATAAGGACTTGGCTGGGCTCCTTCACAAGTTGCAACCGAACACGTATAAAGATTCAAACCACAAACCTGAAATGGCTTTGGCATTAACCGATTTTGAGGCCTTATGCGGGTTCATAAGTTCAGAG GAACTTGATGTTGTGCTCGAAAGTGTTCCAGAGATTAAAGAAGTGGTTGGCAATGAATGTGTTGACCAAATCTTAACCGTCAACCAACACAATGGTGAAGTCAAAGAAGCCCGAGTTCTTCGGTCAATATTCACTAAACTCATGTCCGTCAACCACGAGGTTATATCCAAAGCACTGTCCGGATTGATTAATCGTCTATCAATAGAAAATAAG ATAAGGCAGTTAACTAGTAAAGAAGAACTAGTGTTGAAGCTTGAGAAACAGTACCCGAATGATGTTGGTGTCTTAGCCGCGCTTCTTCTTAACCATGTGAAACTCGAGCCCAGTGATGCTTTATACATAGCAGCAAACGAGCCTCATGCATATTTAAAAGGCGAGTGCATCGAGTGCATGGCAGCTTCAGACAATGTGGTCCGTGCCGGCCTCACTCCAAAATACATAGATGTAAAAGTCCTATGCTCCATGCTCACTTACAAACAG GGGTTACCCGAAATCTTGAAAGGGGTACCTTTGAATCAGTATGTGAGACGATACACTCCGCCTTTTGAGGAATTCGAGGTTGACCAATGTGTGCTTGACCAAGGTGCTTCAGTTGTATTTCCTGCCCTTCCGGGCCCATCCGTTTTTGTGGTTATTTCAGGAGAAGGGTCGATGCTGACATCGTCGTGTGAAGAAAGCGTGTCGGAGGGGGCTGCATTGTTTGCACCTGCAGGGACTGAGGTCCGTGTTAGCACGGATTCGGAGTTGCGGTTTTATAGAGCTGGAGTGAATAACAAGGTGCTTTTGAACCCTTGA
- the LOC110910897 gene encoding 40S ribosomal protein S7, whose amino-acid sequence MYTSRKKIHKDKDVEPTEFEDSVAQALFDLENANQDLKSDLKDLYINSAAQIDVSGSRKAVVIHVPYRLRKAFRKIHLKLVRELEKKFSGKDVVLIATRRMLPPPKKGSAVQRPRNRTLTAVHDAMLEDIVYPAEIVGKRVRYRVDGSKIIKIYLDPKARNDTEYKLETFAGVYRKLCGKDVVFEYPINEA is encoded by the exons ATGTATACCTCGAGGAAAAAGATTCATAAGGACAAGGATGTTGAACCCACTGAGTTTGAGGACTCTGTTGCTCAG GCATTGTTCGACTTGGAGAACGCAAACCAGGATCTTAAGAGTGACTTGAAGGATCTTTACATCAACAGCGCTGC CCAGATTGATGTCTCTGGAAGTCGAAAGGCAGTAGTGATTCATGTTCCTTACAGATTGAGGAAAGCTTTCCGCAAGATTCATCTCAAGCTCGTTAGAGAGCTCGAGAAGAAGTTCAGTGGCAAA GATGTGGTTCTAATTGCAACCAGAAGGATGTTGCCGCCACCCAAGAAAGGTTCAGCCGTTCAGAGGCCCCGCAACCGTACTCTAACAGCAGTGCACGATGCCATGCTTGAGGATATTGTGTATCCTGCTGAGATCGTAGGAAAGCGGGTCAGATACAGGGTCGATGGGTCCAAAATTATCAAG ATTTACTTGGACCCCAAGGCAAGGAACGACACTGAGTACAAGCTGGAGACGTTTGCTGGGGTTTACAGGAAGCTCTGCGGGAAAGATGTTGTGTTCGAGTACCCAATAAACGAGGCTTGA
- the LOC110910898 gene encoding uncharacterized protein LOC110910898, with the protein MATFGCYTLTTKITKTPQAILNKMKVAYKLKQGQSRLFHQLPSGLNMEVIYQKGVQTKTKTLDEKQQVQPPLVFVHGSFHAAWCWSEHWLPFFSENGFDSYAVSLLAQGESDDPDGSVAGSLQTHAADIADFIKNQTTLSPVLIGHSFGGLIVQYYLANLEKDSSGNLAGAVLICSVPPTGNSGLVWRYLFTKPVAAYKVTMSLAAKAFRTSLPLCKETFFSQDMDDNLVLRYQELMTESSRLPLFDLRKLNASLPVASVPNPSTRVLVMGAADDFIVDAKGLEETGSFYGVQPVCVEGVAHDMMLDSSWEKGAQVMLSWIQNLDIKI; encoded by the exons ATGGCTACTTTTGGGTGCTACACTCTTACAACCAAAATCACCAAAACACCCCAAGCAATCCTCAACAAAAtgaaagtagcatacaagctaaaaCAAGGGCAATCTCGTCTTTTTCACCAACTCCCATCTGGGCTTAACATGGAGGTTATCTACCAAAAGGGTGtacaaaccaaaaccaaaaccctagATGAAAAACAACAAGTACAACCTCCATTAGTGTTTGTTCATGGCAGCTTTCATGCAGCTTGGTGTTGGTCTGAACATTGGTTACCATTCTTTTCTGAAAATGGATTTGATTCCTACGCTGTTAGTTTGTTGGCTCAG GGTGAAAGTGATGATCCAGATGGTTCAGTTGCAGGTTCTCTTCAG ACACATGCTGCAGATATTGCTGATTTCATCAAGAACCAAACCACATTATCACCAGTGTTGATCGGACATTCATTCGGAGGGCTCATCGTCCAGTACTACCTTGCAAATCTTGAAAAAGATTCAAGTGGAA ATCTTGCCGGAGCTGTGCTTATTTGCTCTGTGCCGCCTACTGGGAATAG TGGCTTAGTATGGCGGTATCTCTTTACAAAACCTGTTGCTGCTTATAAG GTCACTATGAGCTTAGCGGCAAAAGCTTTTCGGACATCGTTACCCCTTTGCAAGGAAACATTTTTCTCCCAGGACATGGATGATAATCTCGTCCTACG TTATCAAGAATTGATGACAGAAAGTTCAAGACTGCCATTGTTTGATCTGAGAAAGCTTAATGCGTCACTTCCGGTTGCATCAGTGCCAAACCCGTCTACCCGAGTTCTGGTCATGGGTGCAGCCGACGACTTTATCGTG GATGCAAAAGGGCTAGAGGAGACAGGGAGTTTCTATGGTGTGCAACCAGTGTGTGTTGAAGGGGTTGCTCATGACATGATGTTGGATTCTTCGTGGGAAAAAGGCGCGCAAGTGATGCTATCATGGATACAAAATTTAGATATAAAGATTTAG